The region CTGTGCAGCTGCAAAAGTGACCAACTTATACTTCATGTAATTTTTTGCAAGTTCACAGATATGTTATACACAGATTTTGGTCATGTATCGTAGTTTGCACTATACCACACGTTAAAGAATCACCTCTATCTTGATTTCATCATGAGAAACACATCATGGTTATATCATTATGACTTATTTAACTAGTGATTCTCAAGATTACACAAGCTGTCCCAACATCTCATGAGTGTCTCACCACTTTCCTCCATCACCACCCTCAGGCCAAAACATGCATTAACGTAAACATTAatgatcattcattcattcattcattttctaccgcttatcctctagtagggtcgcgggggggctggagcctgtcccagcatcttttcgggcgagaggcggggtacgccctggacaggtcgccagtccatcgcagggtaaacacatagagacagacaaccattcacactcacagccacacctatggtcaatttagagtatccgattagcctagtccccattttgcatgtctttggactgtgggaggaagccggagtacccggagagaacccacacttgcacggggagaacatgcaaactccacacagaaagatcccacggccgagccgggactcgaacccggaaccttcttgctgtgaggcgacagcgctaaccactgcaccaccgtgcagccccATTAATGATCACCatgtggaaaataattgcagtgTTGAAGGAttgaatcattttttgtttatttcataacaataaaaaaaaagaaatgatccCAGCCCTCATGCAATTATGCCATCGGACATATCCTTTGTGTCAATATGTTTCGTTTCCCCTCCACaggaaggtcaaaggtcaaaggtcatgcaCAACGGCTAAACAACATACCTGATGCTGACATGGATTTTAGTGTCGCTCAAAGAAACCTCAGAGCCACCTTGTAGCCTGTCATAATCACTTCTAGTGTCTTTATGTAGTGATCCTGATTCGTTTACTTAAACTGATTTACTTACTTTGTGGGGCTTCTCTTGCAAAACACTGAAACCCACTGAAACCGATTAAGCTCTCACTGTGACTGAAATTGCCACCAGTCACATGCTACTGTGTGTCGGTTATGAAAGAAGGAGTCGTTTGCATCATAAGAAACAGTGGACCTCTTGTGGGGTTAAAGTGTCGTTTTGCCTCCACTGCTTGCAAATGTCTTGATAAGCTTGTGCTGAATTACACTAATCTTTAAAGGTCCCTCCACTGCGTTGAGTGCCTCGAGTCTAAAGGGAAAAGACACACTTTTCACTATTTAATAGTATTTTTCCCAgtctttaattcattttgttgtttgttgaggATCAGTATACGCTTACGTTAGAATGACTTCAACCCTGGGGAGAGTGTACCACATCACAGCATTCAGCTGGTATGCTTTTGTTGTTAAGTGTCTCGCTGCTAAGGATGGAGAGAAGTTACCACCAGGAATCTTTGTTTATGGAGGACCTTGGAAGTACCTAACATTTTTGAATTTGGTGAGTACATTACCTCTATTATCTATCTATTACAGTGCATTAgtatacaataataaatattgcagataaaaaaaaagaaaaagaagaaaaagggatcacggaaaacaaaaatgtgccTTATATTTCAGTTATTGCAAATGTCATTCTTTGGACTGGCAGCTCTGAATGATCTACAAGCTGGGAAAAAGTCAGATACTATTCTGAGCAGATGTAAAgacctcctcttctctgtctttgcctTCCCTGTGGGCATGGTGAGAcacacattttggaaaattctACATTCTTtatcattaaaatcattttttgctgtaaattaaaatctctgctctctgcattttgtttagtttgttgttCTACTTTTCTGGACAATCTTTGCCTATGACAGAGAGTTAGTCTACCCAGCTACTATTGACACCTTCTTCCCTCCCTGGATAAACCATGCTATGGTCTgtaaactttaatttttttttttatctgtgtaaAGAATGTTGTGTACAAATTTAAATAACACATCACACATAATGAGTTATCTTCACTGTTTTCTCAGCACACATTTGTCCTGCCTGTTTTACTTGGAGAAGTGCTGGTGCAGCCTCACATCTACCCACAGACTAAACATGCCCTGGCAGCATTAGGAGTTGTGGGCTTGGCTTACTTATTTTGGTAAGTGATGAGTCAGCATATACATGATAACAATTTCCAAACATTAATGGCATTAAGTTAACATACAAATAtcacagaattttaaaacaatcacATCCTTCTTGATTTAATGTTTACCATCCGTATCTGACTGAATCTTTAATATATTTGAATGTGGCTAAAAGTACAGCAGTGTGTCTATATTCTTAGCGTAGCTAGTTTAGACTCATCCAGTGTGTAACAGTTCACTGCAAACAGCTTCAGGGTAACAGCTTTGAACCTCTTATCATTGGGGCTCACATACTGTGACACTGATCCTCATGTGTGTGATggtacaaacaacaaaaatactgtatgttaggGATGAGATTTCTTTATTATGCTAAGTgtttttgggttaaaataatcAGTGTCATCAGTGCCAATGGGTGGAAACTGTGTGCCAGTGAATATTTGCATGAGACATACTAGATCTTTTAGACAAGACAGTACAAGATGATCTGACAGATACAGTGGTGCTGAGAAttgtttttcccctctttctttctttctttctttctttctctctctctccctctctctctctttaaacaTGTTCTGCAGGATTATATGGGTGTTCTTGTCAGTTGGGATTTGGGTGTATCCTCTCCTGGGCCACTTCAGCACCGCTGGTCTGGCgggcttcttcttttttaacatGTCTGCGGTGACCTTGTTCTACCTGCTGGGGGACACGCTCAACAGCCATGTGTGGAGTAAATGACTTTAACAAACATATACCACAGGAGACAAACAACTGAATTCAAGTCAACTTGcctctaatctctctctctctctctctctctctctctctctctctctctctctctgtctgtttctcttttcttctgctgcctCCTTTATTCTAGGTAAGGACATGAACAAAAcgacagcaaacaaacagtgacTCTCAAATGAAAATGGTCAAGTACAGTGATCCAGACAAGACAAAAGACTCTTTTGAGAGAAGAAATATCACGTTTTCcctcttaaaaataaaaagtggaaTGTATGAGCAATACAACGCACCATTGTTCAGTCCATTACACTGTGGCATTTTGCCTGCAACAACCTTTGTTGGTCCAGTATAACCAGCACCATAAGGTGGCTAATGTTTGCAAATCTTAACAATAAAATGATGTATATTACACATTATTGATTTACTTCACTGGCTACATGATTCTTCTCCACTTCTACTACTGCTTAGCTAAAGGCCTTTAACTAAAGGCTAAGCAGTAGTTTATCGCTTAAGTTGCATTGTTCCACTAATGTAGCCACAGTAGAAAAAGTCACATTGTCTCAATTTAAAGAGGATTATTACTTTCTGCTCTGATGCAAATATTACAGTTCAAATTTAGAGCTCAACAAAGCGGTATTTAACATTGCAAAACGCCTGAATAATGCAATTTAAACATCAAAGCAGGCCTAAAGCAAGTGTCACTCACAACAGCAGAAATCCTCCTGTgactatatttatattttatgccgTTTTTTAAAGCCGATTTAAAAAGAATATGCAGAGTAGAACCTGACAGATGCTCTTCCTTCCACATATTTGCAGCTTTTAAATTATAGTTTGTGAAGCTGACAGGATCCACCATCAATAttatcattttcacattaagTGCAATTGAGTTCCCCTCTATACAAAGGAGAGATTATTCCTAATTCATAACCAATGTCATTATTGACCACAATAAAGtgcatattttgaatttttcatggAACATCTGGAGGGGTTGTAAGAGTAGCTTGACTTCTGTTAATCCAAAACATAATGCCGAACAGCCTTGATTTGGTGTCGTCACAAGTCCATTGAGATCTCCAAGAACAGCTGTGCTTCTATGTCCACTAGTTACTGTAACAGggctgatttttcttttttgttgttgtagtggaGATCAACCACCACGCAAGTCTCTGTAGCCTTTAAGATGGTGGAGGTAGTTCGGATCTGCATCCACCAATCCAACTGAGAGGATCCTGGCCAGTAAATGCACATCCTCTTCACTCAGATCCTTCTGTTACAGAGATGAATATCAGATATTTAACTCAACTCAATCATTATAGAAAATGACAGTATTTAATTGATAATTACTTACCATCTTGTTGTTGGCAGCGGACTCAAGCAGCTGTGATTTTCTAGTTTTATTTCCCTGtcaaagataataataatttcataaaatCACACTTTCTTTCCTACTTCCTCTCATTGGTCGCTTCCTCTAGCAGATGCAGTGCAGTCTCTGTTTGTATCTGTATTCTTATGTTGAGTTATGTCTCATTCTTTAtccaaattacattttaaaacagaaaatctcactgtaaatgttttctcaCCTCTTTAAGTCCTTTTGAAAAGCACATTATGATGAAAAGAAGGCCACCAACGATCtgagcattaaaaaaacacagtcaatAACAGTCCCAGACAAAAACTTTGATTTGTTAACAAATGTTTACCCTCAgctaaaatattaaataaataaataaagatgtttttactTACTCCCAGCAAGTGAAACATGTTTGTTCCTCCTGGCTCTGTCCTGCTTGTACAAAGATTCGTAACTTAAAGTGCACCAAATAAGTTCCTCCTGCCCTGAGACATCACACCACAGTACGTAAGTCACAAGAAAAAACACCCATGAAGAACCAGCACCACAGGATATACTGCATTTTCGAGTAGCACCCATTCTTACAGCTGAAAGATGTTAATCATGAGACAAATGTGGTGTTACACAAATGGCTGCGTCAATTGGCGATTGTTGTGCAAGTGTTAACGTAGTTTCCAGTTTAGATTGTATCTCTTGATTGTTACCTGTAAATAACAATTATAGAAGTTGCACCTGGCCAATGAGCTATGATGCAGCATTGATAATTActtggaaaaagaaatgaaccACCACCTGTTCATTTGAATATCCATTTACACTTACTTAATATACTTTGAAAGTGCATTGTCATTTGGAACAAAAAGGTTCTCATAGACAGAATTTAATAATCATTCTTATTCTTAAAAGGACTATGTATATTTTTggttatacacacacagtataaccaagtctgttttttctttctttttttaaataaatgtattcatcaAATTGACACCATTCAAATTTTAATGACACATGTTAAGAAGCGCCAGGGGCTGAATGTAATTATTAATGTAAGTAAATGTAAGTACTTGAGTAAAGTTTTGAGTTACTTGTGTTTTACTATACTTTAACGATATACGTCACTTTATACTGCTACTCCACTACCTTAAAGAGGGAATATGATACTTTTTTTGCTCCATTAGTTTCTATGCAAATTAGGATTTTCTTGTAAAAAGATAATAAGTCTATAAAATAGACTACATCACATTGTTATAAACTACCCACCCATGTAAAAAGTATTTTAGTATTTCTCCACCTGCTACAACATAAAATGCTACTCACATGCAAATGTATAGGTAGAAACAAACTAACAATATATTGTATGATAGTGTAAAATTTTCCAAGGCCATATTTTCAGAATACAGAGTACTGCAATTTTTCTATAGTACTTCTAAACATAAGGCTTtgacttgtctttttttttcttatcgtATTTCCATTTTAGGGTGTGAATTACCTTTTTCACCTACTCATATTGTGGCAGGAGTATGATACACTCTTGCCAATCACTCCCaccagaatgtgtgtgtgtgtgtgtgtgtgtgtgtgtgtgtgtgtgtgtgtgtgtgtgtgtgtgtgtgtgtgtgtgtgatgtttgtaCACACAGAGTGTGTACATAGTTAACTGCAGAGAGACGCATGCGCGCGTGCGCTCCATCTAGAACATTTTGGACGCTTCGCGACATTTCTTCACCGTCATTTAGTAAAGCGTAAAGTAAAGCAGTAGCACTTCCGGTTTAGTGAGCGTATCTTCAAATTAAAGATCACAGCgtttgtatttactgtacactACATTCACAGTACATCTTTTTAAGTAAGATTTTCAGATAACCCCGATATTGCTTTCAGTATATAGTGAAAGTGGAGTGTATAGATGAATTTTCTTGTACGCCTTACTGCTCTGCTTCTGTATAAGAGTGGCGTTGCTAAAGGACAAACCGGAAATTCAAAGTCTAATACAGCTAGCTTGAGTGGTTTCTCGGCATCACCGTACAGCAGTTGTTGACAGAACACTGGAGTAGAGGGATTGGGTATTGCAAGCAGATGGTGGTTAGcttttgacattaaaaactgaaaatgcgCTGGTATGTGCGCTTTTAAAGGTCGGACCAGCTAGTGAGCAATACACTGGAAAACAGTAACGCTGTCAGATCTGGCGGGTTTGGTAAGATTTGCTATCTGGCTTTACCGTTATAACGGTAGATGACTTAGTCCTGGCTGTAACTTTTAACTGCTTACGCAAAACGTAAAGGAATGACACATCTTAATTTGCGTTGCTTAGCTATGCAGTCACCTTACAAAATTAACTCTTAGCTACATTAAGCCCTGACTTACGTTAGCCTGCTAAAATTACAGCAATGTTGGAGAAAAGCCATGCTACACCAATGTCACCACGTGTCGAACGCTTTTACTAAAAACTCTCTCCTTAAATCATTTACTGTCATTGCTATTTGTAATACTGCAACGTtaagaaatgtcaaataaactTGGTCAAGTTGTATCAGTCAAGAATGATCTGTCTCGCTTGTGATCATGATGAAGGATCGTAAAGAGGAATTCTGTCCGCGGTCCCCCAGTGAGAACAAGAATAAAACTTCCGCTTTGAATATTGAAAGCATATTCATATAaatctcagaaaaaaacatgacagttcttttttttactataGCGGTCCTTATTGTGAGCTCTTAGTCTGTTGGTTAACTATGGTTAGATAAGAAATATTAGCAAAACTTTTGTTTAAACGCGTTTAGacatgtgttttaatttggaATTCCAGTCGCCCAAAGCGGAAGTGGTGATATTAGATGATTTCTGTGAACGTTACTCATCTAGCACCGTTAATCTAACTGTAGCTTACTTGGCTAATGTGTTGACATGTTACCTGGCCAGCTACGACCTCGTTGGACTGGTGTTAGTATATATCATTATATCCTAAAGACATTATTTAAGCTAACCACACGTACGCGTCTATTGTATCTAGCGATTATTTTATTTAGCCATAGCATTATTTGGCTACATTGCTAGGTGATACCAGATGAAGTGAATCTTGC is a window of Seriola aureovittata isolate HTS-2021-v1 ecotype China chromosome 14, ASM2101889v1, whole genome shotgun sequence DNA encoding:
- the LOC130181493 gene encoding androgen-dependent TFPI-regulating protein produces the protein MTSTLGRVYHITAFSWYAFVVKCLAAKDGEKLPPGIFVYGGPWKYLTFLNLLLQMSFFGLAALNDLQAGKKSDTILSRCKDLLFSVFAFPVGMFVVLLFWTIFAYDRELVYPATIDTFFPPWINHAMHTFVLPVLLGEVLVQPHIYPQTKHALAALGVVGLAYLFWIIWVFLSVGIWVYPLLGHFSTAGLAGFFFFNMSAVTLFYLLGDTLNSHVWSK